One genomic region from Gossypium hirsutum isolate 1008001.06 chromosome D13, Gossypium_hirsutum_v2.1, whole genome shotgun sequence encodes:
- the LOC107920143 gene encoding zinc finger CCCH domain-containing protein 37 isoform X1, producing MANQFYGYSSPSPSASTLHRYLDSDAASQSQSHLLQQLHPSAAAAAAAAASLIKRPSQVLYHQNVLDAQNTLGQIEAWYSASSLVKRPRLESASNLPIYPQRPGEKDCAHYMLTRTCKFGDSCKFDHPIWVPEGGIPYWKEVPPVPAGESLPERPGEPDCPYFLKTQRCKFGSKCKFNHPKDKLDAPGDSENLTASGLPERPSEPPCAFYMKTGTCKFGSTCKFNHPKDIQIQLSLQNNVNCEQSDIAMKIGGISGDIKPALYHNSKGLPVRPDEVDCPFYLKTGSCKYGSTCRYNHPDRNAFVPPVALGHSLIASASNLNIGVVNPASSLYQTIDPRLSQTTLLAQQTMPTLVGTQPVYPQRPGQTECDYYMKTGECKFGDRCKFHHPIDRLTTNEASQQAIKLTLAGLPRREGSVHCPYYMKTGTCKYGATCKFDHPPPGEVMSVTGVQGTSTTMSG from the exons ATGGCCAACCAGTTTTACGGTTACTCATCCCCATCACCTTCCGCCTCCACTCTCCACCGTTATCTGGACTCCGACGCCGCGTCTCAGTCTCAGTCTCATTTGCTTCAACAACTCCACCCCTCCGCTGCTGCCGCTGCCGCTGCTGCCGCCTCACTCATCAAACGCCCCTCTCAAG TTCTCTACCATCAGAATGTTTTGGATGCCCAAAACACACTTGGGCAGATTGAAGCTTGGTATTCTGCTAGCTCTTTAGTCAAGCGACCTAGATTGGAGAGTGCAAGCAATTTACCTATATATCCTCAAAGGCCAGGAGAAAAGGATTGTGCTCATTATATGCTCACAAGAACCTGTAAGTTTGGAGATAGCTGCAAGTTTGACCATCCTATTTGGGTTCCTGAGGGTGGAATCCCATATTGGAAAGAG gTTCCACCTGTTCCAGCTGGTGAATCCCTCCCTGAGAGACCAGGAGAGCCAGATTGTCCT tattttttgaaaactcaaaGATGCAAGTTTGGTTCGAAGTGCAAGTTCAATCATCCAAAAGATAAATTGGATGCTCCT GGTGATTCTGAGAATTTAACGGCATCTGGGTTACCAGAAAGGCCCTCTGAACCCCCTTGTGCT TTCTACATGAAGACCGGAACATGTAAATTTGGTTCAACCTGCAAATTTAACCACCCAAAAGATATCCAAATACAGTTATCCCTACAAAACAATGTCAACTGTGAGCAGAGTGATATAGCCATGAAGATTGGGGGAATATCTGGAGATATTAAGCCGGCACTATATCATAATTCCAAAGGACTTCCAGTAAGACCG GATGAAGTAGATTGCCCATTCTACCTTAAAACTGGCAG TTGCAAGTATGGTTCTACTTGCCGGTACAATCATCCTGATAGGAATG CATTCGTTCCTCCTGTAGCACTAGGCCATTCCCTTATAGCATCTGCCAGTAATCTGAACATTGGAGTTGTTAATCCAGCTTCTTCTCTATATCAAACAATTGACCCCAGATTAAGTCAGACAACTCTACTTGCTCAGCAAACAATGCCAACG TTGGTAGGGACTCAACCTGTGTATCCTCAGAGACCTGGACAGACTGAATGTGAT TACTATATGAAGACAGGGGAATGTAAGTTTGGAGATAGATGCAAGTTCCATCACCCCATTGATCGGTTAACAACCAACGAAGCTTCTCAGCAAGCTATTAAGCTCACTCTTGCAGGATTACCTAGGAGAGAG GGATCTGTTCATTGTCCATACTACATGAAAACTGGAACATGCAAGTATGGTGCAACATGCAAATTTGATCACCCGCCCCCTGGGGAGGTCATGTCTGTGACTGGAGTACAAGGAACATCCACAACAATGTCGGGATGA
- the LOC107920143 gene encoding zinc finger CCCH domain-containing protein 37 isoform X2, protein MANQFYGYSSPSPSASTLHRYLDSDAASQSQSHLLQQLHPSAAAAAAAAASLIKRPSQVLYHQNVLDAQNTLGQIEAWYSASSLVKRPRLESASNLPIYPQRPGEKDCAHYMLTRTCKFGDSCKFDHPIWVPEGGIPYWKEVPPVPAGESLPERPGEPDCPYFLKTQRCKFGSKCKFNHPKDKLDAPGDSENLTASGLPERPSEPPCAFYMKTGTCKFGSTCKFNHPKDIQIQLSLQNNVNCEQSDIAMKIGGISGDIKPALYHNSKGLPDEVDCPFYLKTGSCKYGSTCRYNHPDRNAFVPPVALGHSLIASASNLNIGVVNPASSLYQTIDPRLSQTTLLAQQTMPTLVGTQPVYPQRPGQTECDYYMKTGECKFGDRCKFHHPIDRLTTNEASQQAIKLTLAGLPRREGSVHCPYYMKTGTCKYGATCKFDHPPPGEVMSVTGVQGTSTTMSG, encoded by the exons ATGGCCAACCAGTTTTACGGTTACTCATCCCCATCACCTTCCGCCTCCACTCTCCACCGTTATCTGGACTCCGACGCCGCGTCTCAGTCTCAGTCTCATTTGCTTCAACAACTCCACCCCTCCGCTGCTGCCGCTGCCGCTGCTGCCGCCTCACTCATCAAACGCCCCTCTCAAG TTCTCTACCATCAGAATGTTTTGGATGCCCAAAACACACTTGGGCAGATTGAAGCTTGGTATTCTGCTAGCTCTTTAGTCAAGCGACCTAGATTGGAGAGTGCAAGCAATTTACCTATATATCCTCAAAGGCCAGGAGAAAAGGATTGTGCTCATTATATGCTCACAAGAACCTGTAAGTTTGGAGATAGCTGCAAGTTTGACCATCCTATTTGGGTTCCTGAGGGTGGAATCCCATATTGGAAAGAG gTTCCACCTGTTCCAGCTGGTGAATCCCTCCCTGAGAGACCAGGAGAGCCAGATTGTCCT tattttttgaaaactcaaaGATGCAAGTTTGGTTCGAAGTGCAAGTTCAATCATCCAAAAGATAAATTGGATGCTCCT GGTGATTCTGAGAATTTAACGGCATCTGGGTTACCAGAAAGGCCCTCTGAACCCCCTTGTGCT TTCTACATGAAGACCGGAACATGTAAATTTGGTTCAACCTGCAAATTTAACCACCCAAAAGATATCCAAATACAGTTATCCCTACAAAACAATGTCAACTGTGAGCAGAGTGATATAGCCATGAAGATTGGGGGAATATCTGGAGATATTAAGCCGGCACTATATCATAATTCCAAAGGACTTCCA GATGAAGTAGATTGCCCATTCTACCTTAAAACTGGCAG TTGCAAGTATGGTTCTACTTGCCGGTACAATCATCCTGATAGGAATG CATTCGTTCCTCCTGTAGCACTAGGCCATTCCCTTATAGCATCTGCCAGTAATCTGAACATTGGAGTTGTTAATCCAGCTTCTTCTCTATATCAAACAATTGACCCCAGATTAAGTCAGACAACTCTACTTGCTCAGCAAACAATGCCAACG TTGGTAGGGACTCAACCTGTGTATCCTCAGAGACCTGGACAGACTGAATGTGAT TACTATATGAAGACAGGGGAATGTAAGTTTGGAGATAGATGCAAGTTCCATCACCCCATTGATCGGTTAACAACCAACGAAGCTTCTCAGCAAGCTATTAAGCTCACTCTTGCAGGATTACCTAGGAGAGAG GGATCTGTTCATTGTCCATACTACATGAAAACTGGAACATGCAAGTATGGTGCAACATGCAAATTTGATCACCCGCCCCCTGGGGAGGTCATGTCTGTGACTGGAGTACAAGGAACATCCACAACAATGTCGGGATGA